Part of the bacterium genome is shown below.
TCATCAGCCATTCCCCCATTGGAGATTTCGGTTTTGGTTATGACCCGATTTTTTTTGTTCCAGAATACGGAAAAACCATGGCGCAACTTGACCCGGAAATCAAAAACCGAATCAGTCATCGCGGCAGAGCGCTGGAAAAATTCAAGGAATACCTGAGAGCGGAACAACAAGCAGAAGGTGAAAAATGAGAATAGCGTTTATTGACTGCACTTCGGGTATCAGCGGCGATATGGTGCTTGGCGCACTGCTTGACGCCGGATTGTCATTAACCGTATTGAAAAACGAACTGGCCAAACTGCCGATACGTGAGCCGTTTGAATTGTCCATACGTCAGATTCGGCGCGGCGGCGTTTACGGAATAAGAATCGAAGTTGTTTGTCGCGAAAAGCAAACTCACCGGCATTTGCACGATATTGAAGCGATCATCGGAGAAAGTTCTCTTGATGCGACATGTAAAGATCAGGCGATGAAAGTTTTTACCAACATTGGAGAAGCCGAAGCGGTTGTTCATAAAACGTCGGTTGAAAAAGTTCATCTGCATGAAGTTGGCGCCATAGATTCAATCCTCGACGTGGTAGGGTGCGTGATCGCCCTTCACAAGCTGGGCATAGAAAAAATTTACACCACGCCGATCGCACTGGGCGGAGGAACGGTCGAATGTTCTCATGGTATTATCCCGGTCCCGGTTCCGGCAACCGTAGAACTACTCAGAAATTATCCGGTTATCCGCAACGAGAATATTTCGGGTGAATTATGTACTCCGACCGGAGCCGCGCTCGTGAAAGCTCTTTCTTCAGGTGTGGAAGAGGAAATCCCCATGCTCATACGCGCAGTGGGCTACGGAGCGGGGAGTAAGCAATTTGATGGAATTTTGGATCTGCTGTCCGTTACTATCGGGGATATGTAGTCTATCGTCGGCAAATACTCAGAGCAACATATTTATCGAATGAAAAACATTAAACACTAAACAAAAAATACTTAAGAACTTTTTTATTTTTCATTTCTTGTTGTATGTTTTTTTGGTTTCTGCTTATTCCTCTTTATCCCAATTGATTTTACCGAGCATACTGCCCATCATATCTTTGTAGCTGACGTGCGACTCAACCCAGTCTTTACTGAGGGAGGAATTTTGATGTAAACCTTCCAGAACAAATTCCATCGCGGAGGCAACTTCAAACGGATCGGACGCATTCACTTTCATGTGTTTAAATGCGACTTCCTTCAGTGACGGAACTGAATTCAAAAGATCAAAATATTGCTTAAAAGGCGTATCATTGGAGATCTCAATTCGATGGCCGCCTGCAAACCATGCGAGTATAGGCTGATAAGCCGGCAGATCTTTTTTGGCAAGAGGATCGGGGAAATAGTTTTTGAAAACGGATTTGATGGCGCGGCCGATCAGAACTTTGGCGACAGTAGCCATGCCTTGTTGCTCGCCTTCATACACCAGTTCAATCTTGCCGGTAATGGACGGAATCAAATAGTACAGGTCACAAATGCGCGGGAAAGATTTATCTTCTTTATGCAGAATGGCGCGGCGTTCTGCGGTACTGATCAGATTCTCCAGACAAGAAATTGTAAGACGCGCGCTGACCCCGGATTTGT
Proteins encoded:
- a CDS encoding LarC family nickel insertion protein, whose product is MRIAFIDCTSGISGDMVLGALLDAGLSLTVLKNELAKLPIREPFELSIRQIRRGGVYGIRIEVVCREKQTHRHLHDIEAIIGESSLDATCKDQAMKVFTNIGEAEAVVHKTSVEKVHLHEVGAIDSILDVVGCVIALHKLGIEKIYTTPIALGGGTVECSHGIIPVPVPATVELLRNYPVIRNENISGELCTPTGAALVKALSSGVEEEIPMLIRAVGYGAGSKQFDGILDLLSVTIGDM